A single genomic interval of uncultured Pseudodesulfovibrio sp. harbors:
- a CDS encoding XRE family transcriptional regulator, whose product MDKIGKRIQSYREKQNLTIEDLAARTGLTENFIHAVEEDDMYPSLQPLVKLARALGVRLGTFLDDQVSSDPLITRLADREEEIIMHPDGKEAGLKFHSLGKGKTDRHMEPFFIELLPESAKDGHLSSHEGEEFIVVHSGKLRVIYGKEESVLEPGDSIYFNSVVPHNVACAGDEKAEIYAVLYFPE is encoded by the coding sequence ATGGACAAGATCGGCAAAAGGATCCAATCCTACCGAGAAAAACAGAACCTGACCATTGAGGACCTCGCGGCCCGTACCGGCCTCACTGAAAATTTCATTCACGCAGTCGAAGAAGACGACATGTATCCTTCGCTGCAACCGCTGGTGAAGCTGGCCCGCGCCCTCGGCGTCCGGCTCGGCACCTTCCTGGATGACCAGGTATCCAGCGATCCGCTGATCACACGGCTCGCCGACCGGGAAGAAGAGATCATCATGCATCCCGACGGCAAGGAAGCAGGCCTCAAATTCCACTCCCTCGGCAAGGGAAAAACCGATCGCCACATGGAACCGTTCTTCATTGAACTGCTCCCGGAATCCGCCAAGGACGGCCACCTCTCCTCCCATGAAGGAGAAGAGTTCATCGTGGTCCATTCCGGCAAGCTTCGCGTCATTTACGGCAAGGAAGAGTCCGTGCTCGAACCGGGCGATTCCATCTATTTCAACTCCGTGGTGCCGCACAACGTGGCCTGCGCCGGGGACGAGAAAGCCGAAATCTACGCTGTCCTCTACTTCCCGGAGTAG